A stretch of the Dichotomicrobium thermohalophilum genome encodes the following:
- the rimK gene encoding 30S ribosomal protein S6--L-glutamate ligase produces the protein MENLAIGWREWAALPKLGLPAIKAKIDTGARTSALHAFRVETFGPEDNPRVRFWVHPVEGRDDIEVKCTAKVLDRRQVVSSNGVSELRYIIRTPIRIGDREWPIEISLCNRETMTHRMLIGRTALESIEAVIKPWGEFYQGHLDYKVYDTVARQPVEHRPLRIALLTMEPNNYSNRRLMAAGEAREHVIEPLETLGCYININRIASAVHYRGKALQEFDAVIPRIGSGITEYGTALVRQFELTKAFCLNSGRAISNARNKLLAHQIMAENQLPMPITAFASSPHSTDDLIDMVGGPPLVIKLLQSTQGRGVVLADTRKAASSIIDAFRNAEANFLVQQFVADAAGQDIRCIVLADKVIAAMRRVSGTGDFRSNLHSGGSAMPVKISSEERRVAVKAAKKMGLKFAGVDLLRSKNGPLILEVNSSPGLQGIESVVGETIAEAVIKYIEQNTFHQRPKIKKKSAAA, from the coding sequence ATGGAAAATCTGGCGATCGGCTGGCGCGAATGGGCCGCCCTGCCCAAGCTGGGTCTGCCGGCGATAAAGGCGAAAATCGACACGGGCGCGCGCACCTCGGCGCTGCACGCATTCAGGGTGGAGACCTTCGGGCCGGAGGACAATCCTCGGGTGCGCTTCTGGGTGCATCCGGTCGAAGGTCGTGACGACATTGAGGTGAAGTGTACGGCAAAGGTGCTGGACCGCCGGCAGGTAGTCAGCTCCAACGGGGTGTCCGAACTGCGCTACATCATCCGCACGCCGATCCGCATCGGTGACCGCGAGTGGCCTATCGAGATCTCACTGTGTAATCGGGAGACGATGACCCACCGGATGTTGATCGGGCGGACTGCACTGGAGTCGATCGAGGCGGTCATCAAGCCGTGGGGCGAGTTCTATCAGGGACATCTGGACTACAAGGTCTATGACACGGTCGCCCGCCAGCCGGTCGAGCATCGCCCTCTGCGGATCGCGCTCCTGACGATGGAGCCAAACAATTACTCCAATCGCCGCTTGATGGCGGCGGGTGAGGCCCGGGAGCACGTGATCGAGCCGCTGGAGACGCTGGGCTGCTATATCAACATCAACCGGATTGCCTCGGCGGTCCATTATCGCGGCAAGGCGCTGCAGGAGTTCGACGCAGTGATCCCGCGGATCGGCTCGGGCATCACCGAATACGGCACAGCGCTGGTGCGCCAGTTCGAACTGACCAAGGCGTTCTGCCTCAACTCGGGGCGCGCGATCAGCAACGCCCGGAACAAGCTGCTGGCGCATCAGATCATGGCCGAGAACCAGCTTCCGATGCCGATCACCGCCTTCGCAAGCTCGCCGCACAGCACAGACGACCTGATCGACATGGTGGGCGGGCCGCCGCTGGTCATCAAGCTGCTGCAAAGCACGCAAGGTCGCGGCGTGGTGCTGGCCGACACGCGCAAGGCGGCCAGCTCGATCATTGACGCTTTCCGCAATGCCGAAGCGAACTTCCTCGTCCAGCAATTCGTCGCAGACGCGGCCGGGCAGGATATCCGCTGCATTGTCCTGGCCGACAAGGTCATTGCCGCCATGCGGCGTGTCTCCGGGACTGGCGATTTCCGCTCGAACCTGCATTCGGGTGGCTCGGCCATGCCGGTAAAGATTTCCAGCGAGGAGCGCCGGGTTGCGGTGAAGGCGGCCAAGAAGATGGGACTGAAATTCGCCGGAGTGGATCTGTTGCGCTCAAAGAACGGGCCGCTGATCCTGGAAGTGAATTCAAGCCCTGGGCTTCAGGGCATCGAGTCTGTGGTCGGCGAAACGATCGCGGAGGCGGTGATAAAATATATCGAGCAGAACACTTTCCATCAGCGACCCAAGATCAAGAAGAAGAGCGCTGCCGCATAG
- a CDS encoding HlyC/CorC family transporter, which yields MTLGLLLTTAAIIGLLFLSGFFSGSETALTATSRGRMHALEKEGDKRAKAVNQLVERRERFLGAILLGNNLVNILGSALATSLFLQLFGQAGVAYATLVMTALVVIFAEVMPKTYAIGNPDRFALATAPILTVVVRLFSPVTAGVQVLVSRMLTFITRHQAEDHFSPRQEIRGAIDLHHRAGRVVKFDRDMLGGVLDLPDLTVSDIMVHRTKMETINADEPPEQLVENVLHSPHTRLPIWQDDLDNIVGIVHAKALLRAVQQAQGDMSRIDILSVAAEPWFVPETTSLKDQLNAFLRKKAHFALVVDEFGEVMGLVTLEDILEEIVGEISDELDVTVTGIRPQPDGSLIVDGTVPIRDLNRLRDWELPDEEATTIAGLVIHEAETIPDEGQVFRFHGFRFEIIKRQRNRITQLRISPVKTARLREA from the coding sequence ATGACGCTCGGGCTATTGCTGACAACTGCTGCGATCATCGGATTGCTGTTCCTGTCGGGTTTCTTTTCCGGCTCGGAAACCGCGCTGACCGCCACCTCGCGCGGGCGGATGCATGCCTTGGAGAAGGAGGGCGACAAGCGGGCAAAGGCGGTCAACCAGCTCGTGGAGCGGCGCGAGCGGTTCCTCGGCGCGATCCTACTCGGCAACAACCTCGTCAATATTCTCGGCTCCGCGCTGGCCACCAGCCTGTTCCTGCAGCTTTTCGGCCAGGCGGGCGTGGCCTATGCGACTCTCGTCATGACGGCGCTGGTGGTGATTTTCGCGGAAGTTATGCCGAAGACCTACGCGATCGGGAACCCGGACCGATTTGCGCTCGCCACTGCGCCGATCCTGACGGTGGTAGTCCGGCTTTTCTCGCCGGTCACCGCGGGCGTACAGGTCCTCGTCTCGCGGATGCTGACCTTCATCACCCGGCATCAGGCCGAGGACCATTTCTCGCCGCGCCAGGAGATACGCGGCGCGATCGACCTGCATCATCGCGCAGGGCGCGTGGTGAAGTTCGATCGCGACATGCTGGGCGGGGTGCTCGACCTGCCCGACCTGACGGTCTCCGACATCATGGTCCATCGCACAAAGATGGAAACCATCAACGCCGACGAACCGCCCGAACAGCTTGTCGAAAACGTGCTCCACAGCCCCCACACGCGCCTTCCGATCTGGCAGGACGATCTGGACAACATTGTTGGCATTGTCCACGCCAAAGCTTTGTTGCGCGCGGTGCAGCAGGCGCAGGGCGACATGAGCAGGATTGACATCCTGTCCGTCGCCGCCGAGCCGTGGTTCGTTCCCGAGACCACGAGCCTGAAGGATCAGCTCAACGCCTTCCTGCGCAAGAAGGCGCATTTCGCGCTCGTGGTCGATGAATTCGGCGAGGTCATGGGGCTTGTCACGCTGGAGGACATCCTTGAGGAAATCGTCGGCGAGATCTCTGATGAGCTGGACGTCACCGTCACCGGCATCCGCCCTCAGCCGGACGGCAGCCTCATCGTGGATGGCACCGTGCCGATCCGTGACCTGAACCGCCTGCGCGACTGGGAGTTGCCCGACGAGGAGGCGACCACGATCGCCGGGCTCGTCATCCACGAGGCCGAGACGATCCCGGACGAAGGGCAGGTTTTCCGGTTCCACGGCTTCCGCTTCGAAATCATCAAGCGCCAGCGCAATCGGATCACGCAGCTGCGCATCTCGCCAGTCAAGACGGCCAGGCTGCGGGAGGCCTAG